In one window of bacterium DNA:
- a CDS encoding DUF86 domain-containing protein — MGGKTRAQFDSSEDLQIILTHLIQVLGEAARQVSPPFQEANAGIPWSKIIGMRNKVVHDYMSVDLDVVWGVATLELEPLLKKLEKLVT, encoded by the coding sequence ATGGGAGGCAAAACCAGGGCGCAGTTCGATTCCAGTGAAGACCTTCAGATTATCCTGACCCACCTTATCCAGGTTCTGGGTGAGGCGGCAAGGCAGGTTTCCCCACCATTCCAGGAAGCTAACGCCGGCATCCCCTGGTCAAAGATCATCGGGATGCGGAACAAGGTCGTCCACGATTACATGAGCGTCGACCTGGATGTCGTCTGGGGAGTCGCCACCCTGGAACTGGAACCCCTTCTGAAAAAACTCGAAAAGCTTGTTACCTGA